From one Plasmodium coatneyi strain Hackeri chromosome 9, complete sequence genomic stretch:
- a CDS encoding Protein kinase translates to MNKNFLPIKETNIEKGAIDIFKQKIERKKQNYLRFNFTKSYENRKSEEKRNDEENDSAIFPNDSAVCPNDDEVCEKNKKVILIQTCDTHDKYILNLHDEESQSCEKDTHAEEEKEKEEEKNYNSLDKKAQQKNEQKNEQKNAHKKEDNIYIPLKILSNKYDYSDIVQATNNFAEENKIAKGGNGVVYKGMLKSCISVAIKVLNKNENNGFENEIIIMSRYRHKNILSLLGYAVNTNYFYLIYEYVHLGDLRTLLFNHYYFYSVRDRENAEGHVAWNGKQGNAEFSPMKKISPYGNNHLLMNKQGDLIRNGMNNLRFSLLAHDHLESTQHMPFFLSFSVRLNILIQIINVLCYLHTSSPIVYHRDLKSANILVDEKFNAKLGDFGLSFVYKNNNNVFNLTGGTPGYADPYYISTHEINEQTEIYSFGALILEMLVSKSPAVHVGKNYNCIYNTNDKCPILCHRKKSENEDNVFDYLVNHINMNDYKSIYAILDHSVHFPDFLVEKLTKLSFLCLNPNIKNRPSSKLVNLILLEIKKESDFYIKQQNELVQKKISCAGIRLDDYHKGGDCIKVGMQSDGSEKKQKGNEPNRDSYAIRQEKINYDINYDIKDDIKYDNVKEMFFKFMCAVFGGGKVDQLDQGGDILTNEKHVDKKLRVDLSIEFYTNLFKGFIDACAGRSRNIHVTNDQERKEEEHIHSLSFKCNTVGNLTQMKNFFLDKLHKDIFFKNNVFNSFSLNLMNCHFAKFIRDYLQNYRSALGLESPSMGNVAVGKGSPIGGDTKDPQGTTTNQFQLGICANQNRFGRTAPPCNANESSQQNRVLNCRLRRIGADKDVQSPFNIKGQVQVTPLRGKPTEGDGKICRIRNKNANEDSTFLKQGGEPPGQTQNRKHDFRPPACIDLMKNDYLGGDPFQRNSHDPGGDPTQRNKPSIAMHRNNGKSKHSHVDNINAVSHSTYQNQGPPDNVHQNQQNVTDYEKGNNCRDANNPLIGRNSQGLCKNGTFGQAQQSAQNGIANCEDVLSLYSSPVLQNEKNMQQNMSANKWPLKRNCRENPSKIDFTIAQKEQGMNDKKKVMRMNVTLEEGKAVGNFGTRRGGPRRGCTLVSGVTIGRGYHRGSNRDSLRDDGGTLQRRGPRENNVVHISNFANYLNFDRNRSGVDSKAFEWFHKNVFELVIEENKVISEVTFLDILYEFNIFSFKKNNILSNYASLYGFPLGWDTTESSSPGKYSLSGKWSNNGNVENNFITDNLTNEFFFEIAVHHDLVKKTHTVFLLKSNRSKHQICDDSEIVFKKTWVSDYVGRKNDFVEKILKKIHFEHVQMKKLRRPTFCSDVSGMGKREGFSYYLFEYNLRVACNSDNCIFSNNYILYKNNVYSYTLPCNTLSLLVFSENQIMKGEGSPGKHSPVTRQVVHFPLYPFFVNINFYSER, encoded by the exons atgaacaaaaattttttgcccaTAAAAGAAACGAACATTGAAAAAGGCGCCATCGATATATTTAAGCAAAAAatcgaaagaaaaaaacaaaactaCCTAAGGttcaattttacaaaaagttACGAAAATAGGAAGAGTGAAGAGAAACGCAACGATGAAGAGAACGACAGTGCAATCTTCCCGAACGATAGTGCAGTCTGCCCGAACGACGACGAAGTCTgcgaaaagaacaaaaaggtgATACTCATACAGACATGCGACACACACGATAAGTACATTCTCAATTTGCACGATGAGGAAAGTCAGAGCTGCGAAAAAGACACCCAtgcggaagaagaaaaagaaaaagaggaagaaaaaaattataactcCCTTGATAAAAAAgcgcaacaaaaaaatgaacaaaaaaatgaacaaaaaaatgcacacaaaaaagaggacaaCATTTACATCccattaaaaattttgtccaACAAATATGACTACAGCGATATCGTCCAGGCGACGAACAATTTTgcagaggaaaataaaattgccaaaggaggaaatggCGTTGTTTACAAAGGAATGCTAAAAAGTTGCATAAGTGTAGCCATAAAAGTgttgaataaaaatgaaaacaacggtttcgaaaatgaaataattattatgagCAGATAcagacataaaaatattttatcccTCCTTGGGTATGCTGTAaatacaaattatttttacctaatatatgaatatgttCATTTGGGAGATTTACGAACCCTTCTATTTAACCATTACTATTTTTATAGTGTGAGAGATAGAGAAAATGCGGAGGGACATGTGGCTTGGAATGGGAAACAGGGTAACGCAGAATTTTCtccaatgaaaaaaatatccccGTATGGAAATAATCACCTATTAATGAACAAACAGGGTGACCTTATTAGAAATGGGATGAATAATTTGAGATTTTCTCTCCTTGCGCATGATCATCTGGAGAGTACCCAGCACATGCCTTTCTTCCTGTCCTTCAGTGTTAGACTGAACATTCTCATTCAGATAATAAACGTGCTGTGCTATCTGCACACCTCCTCGCCAATCGTTTATCACAGGGATTTGAAGTCGGCCAACATTTTGGTGGACGAGAAGTTCAACGCCAAGCTGGGCGACTTTGGCCTTTCCTTCGTCTACAAGAATAACAACAATGTGTTTAACCTCACGGGAG GCACCCCCGGGTACGCCGACCCGTACTACATATCCACGCACGAAATAAACGAGCAGACAGAAATATACTCCTTCGGGGCGCTGATCCTGGAAATGTTGGTATCCAAATCACCGGCGGTCCACGTAGGGAAGAACTACAACTGCATTTACAACACAAATGATAAGTGCCCCATTCTCTGCCACAGGAAGAAAAGCGAAAATGAAGACAACGTGTTTGACTACCTAGTCAATCACATAAATATGAACGACTACAAGTCAATCTATGCCATTCTAGACCACAGTGTCCACTTCCCTGATTTCCTTgttgaaaaattaacaaaactCTCCTTCCTATGCTTAAACccaaacataaaaaataggcCGTCTTCCAAGTTGGTTAACCTAATCTTactggaaataaaaaaggagagcgATTTCTACATAAAACAACAGAACGAATtggtgcagaaaaaaataagttgcGCTGGTATCAGGTTGGACGATTATCACAAAGGGGGAGACTGCATCAAAGTTGGGATGCAAAGTGATGGGAgtgaaaagaagcagaagggCAACGAACCAAACCGTGACAGCTATGCGATTaggcaggaaaaaataaactacgACATAAATTACGACATAAAGGACGACATAAAATATGACAACGTCAAAGAAatgtttttcaaatttatgtGCGCTGTGTTTGGGGGTGGCAAAGTCGACCAGCTAGACCAAGGGGGGGACATCCTTACGAACGAAAAACATGTAGACAAGAAATTACGCGTTGATTTGAGCATAGAATTTTATACCAACCTTTTTAAGGGCTTCATTGATGCATGTGCAGGGAGGAGTCGAAATATACATGTGACTAATGACCAGGagagaaaggaagaggaacacaTCCACAGCTTATCATTCAAGTGCAACACCGTTGGTAACTTAACTCAAATGAAAAACTTCTTTCTAGATAAACTACAcaaagatatattttttaaaaataatgtcTTCAATTCTTTTTCACTTAATCTAATGAACTGCCACTTTGCGAAGTTCATTCGTGACTACTTGCAAAATTATCGCAGCGCACTAGGATTGGAGAGCCCATCCATGGGGAACGTTGCGGTTGGGAAGGGGTCCCCCATTGGGGGAGATACCAAGGACCCACAGGGAACCACTACCAACCAGTTCCAACTGGGAATTTGCGCCAATCAGAACCGCTTCGGACGCACCGCCCCCCCGTGTAATGCAAACGAGTCTAGCCAGCAGAACAGAGTGTTGAACTGCAGACTGAGGAGGATAGGGGCCGACAAGGACGTGCAGAGCCCCTTCAACATTAAGGGACAAGTCCAGGTGACTCCTCTGAGGGGTAAACCCACCGAGGGGGATGGCAAAATTTGCagaataaggaataaaaacGCGAATGAAGACAGCACATTTTTGAAGCAAGGGGGGGAACCCCCCGGGCAGACGCAAAATAGAAAGCATGACTTCCGTCCCCCTGCTTGCATAGACCTAATGAAGAATGATTATCTCGGAGGAGACCCCTTCCAACGAAATAGTCACGATCCAGGGGGAGACCCCACGCAAAGAAACAAGCCCTCCATCGCTATGCACAGAAATAATGGAAAAAGCAAACATAGCCATGTGGACAATATAAATGCAGTTAGTCATAGTACCTATCAGAACCAGGGACCTCCAGACAACGTGCACCAAAATCAACAAAACGTCACAGATtatgaaaagggaaataactGTCGTGACGCTAATAACCCTTTGATAGGGAGAAATTCTCAGGGGCTATGCAAAAACGGCACCTTTGGACAAGCGCAGCAAAGTGCACAGAATGGCATAGCCAATTGCGAGGATGTGTTGAGCTTATACAGTTCACCCGTCTtgcaaaatgagaagaacaTGCAACAGAACATGAGTGCGAATAAGTGGCctttaaaaaggaactgcAGAGAAAACCCTTCCAAGATCGACTTCACCATTGCTCAGAAGGAACAGGGGATGAATGACAAGAAGAAAGTGATGCGCATGAACGTCACTTTGGAGGAGGGGAAAGCGGTTGGGAACTTTGGCACCCGTAGAGGGGGACCCAGACGGGGGTGTACATTGGTAAGTGGTGTGACTATCGGAAGGGGATACCACAGAGGAAGTAACCGAGATAGTCTACGCGACGACGGAGGCACGCTCCAGAGGAGGGGACCACGAGAGAACAACGTCGTTCACATTTCTAACTTTGCAAATTATCTAAACTTCGACCGAAACAGAAGTGGAGTAGACTCCAAAGCATTCGAGTGGTTCCACAAAAATGTGTTCGAACTGGTAATCGAAGAAAACAAAGTAATCTCAGAGGTAACTTTCCTAGACATTCTATACgaatttaacattttttcattcaagaaaaataatattctttCAAATTATGCGTCATTGTATGGGTTCCCCCTGGGGTGGGACACAACTGAGTCCTCATCCCCAGGTAAATACTCGCTCAGTGGGAAGTGGTCAAACAATGGAAACGtagaaaataatttcattACGGATAATTTAACAAACGAATTTTTCTTCGAAATAGCTGTTCACCACGATCTTGTGAAGAAGACGCACACAGTTTTTCTCCTAAAATCGAACCGATCCAAACATCAAATATGTGACGACAGCgaaattgtttttaaaaaaacgtgGGTGTCAGATTAtgttggaagaaaaaacgactttgttgaaaaaattttaaaaaaaatccatttCGAACAT GtgcaaatgaaaaagttaaGAAGACCCACCTTTTGTAGCGATGT
- a CDS encoding WD domain G-beta repeat domain containing protein, protein MKNDKSGQHAGDTKTFNTCFDNVDLNWASLRNKRLNDGPGFSFFYEYAHDRSILSLSLDESGTHMATGSADHSIRIHNLKNLSTTKELYHKKCGHYDWVNEVFFTKRNEVLSGGLDGKICLWNTSYSCKPPKVNKIMNNSEYVEQEKKVRKVNFKASTNVTTCKEMYAHHSTISDMKFDKKNEKCITSSYDKTLKLFDIKKFQQLAIYEGSHTHPITKFLWLKDKIISADKSGSVCVFDVGSCQEILQAKNTHTGNVGALSYFYLYRNGDSNFVNKPQDGKKKGNGAELETAILTGEDHLKQNSRMKQSTKKDATQVTKAVNVVEKNNDHLNVNNDKIPLIITGGQNDGIIKIRDFRIFHKYISCKKLHTASINSIVTYNVNNRTYIITCSADGYCYQFEIQSICSSNMNNYLKKIAVKEPILCARYIGNHLLLVGSAFGNLFLLNFADGSESHLTLGQKKNLAAVTEGPHGLSALDGRDNGQVALTSEGANPSKDILWAFGACRKGGINCIECIFVYDEKKACANEFEICSIVTGGDDGLPCLLSIPNSYV, encoded by the exons ATGAAGAATGACAAAAGTGGACAACATGCCGGGGACACGAAGACATTCAACACGTGCTTCGATAACGTAGATTTAAACTGGGCCTCTTTAAGAAACAAAAGGTTGAACGATGGGCCAggtttctccttcttctatGAGTACGCGCATGACCGGTCGATATTGTCTCTTTCGTTGGACGAGAGTG GCACCCACATGGCCACGGGCAGTGCAGACCACTCCATCCGCATACACAACCTGAAAAACCTGTCCACCACGAAAGAACTATACCATAAAAAGTGCGGACATTACGATTGGGTGAATGAGGTGTTCTTTACCAAAAGAAATGAAGTACTTTCGGGGGGTCTCGATGGAAAGATATGTCTGTGGAATACGAGCTACTCATGCAAACCTCCAAAAgtgaataaaattatgaacaattCAGAATATgttgaacaggaaaaaaaagtccgCAAAGTTAATTTTAAAGCTTCTACCAATGTAACGACATGCAAAGAAATGTATGCACACCACTCCACCATTAGTGACATGAagtttgataaaaaaaacgaaaaatgtaTAACGAGCAGTTACGATAAAACGTTAAAACTTTTCGATATCAAGAAGTTTCAACAGCTAGCCATTTATGAAGGAAGCCACACACATCCCATAACGAAATTTTTATGGTTAaaggataaaataatatCCGCAGATAAAAGCGGAAGTGTGTGCGTCTTCGATGTGGGAAGTTGTCAGGAAATTCTCCAGGcgaaaaatacacacactgGAAATGTAGGCGCTTTGAGTTATTTTTATCTGTACAGAAATGGTGACTCTAATTTTGTGAACAAACCTCaggatggtaaaaaaaagggaaatggcGCAGAATTGGAAACAGCCATTTTAACGGGTGAAGATCATTTGAAGCAGAACAGCCGTATGAAGCAATCCACCAAGAAAGATGCCACTCAAGTCACAAAAGCGGTTAATGTagtcgaaaaaaataatgaccaCTTAAACGTAAATAATGATAAAATCCCTTTAATAATAACAGGAGGACAAAACGatggaataataaaaattagaGACTTTCGAATTTTTCACAAATACATTAGCTGCAAAAAGTTGCACACAGCTAGCATTAATTCTATCGTAACGTATAATGTTAACAATAGGACGTATATCATTACCTGTTCCGCTGATGGGTACTGCTACCAATTCGAGATCCAAAGCATTTGCTCTtcaaatatgaacaattatttgaagaaaattgcCGTTAAGGAACCTATTCTTTGTGCGAGGTACATTGGGAACCACCTCCTCTTGGTTGGCTCAGCTTTTGGAAATTTATTCCTCCTAAATTTTGCTGACGGTTCAGAGAGTCACTTAACTttgggacaaaaaaaaaatttggctGCTGTTACGGAGGGGCCTCACGGGTTAAGTGCCCTAGATGGAAGGGACAATGGGCAAGTCGCGTTGACATCAGAGGGCGCCAACCCGAGCAAGGACATCTTGTGGGCCTTTGGCGCCTGCAGGAAGGGCGGCATTAACTGCATAGAATGCATTTTTGTATACGACGAAAAAAAGGCGTGTGCAAATGAATTCGAAATTTGCAGCATCGTGACGGGGGGAGACGACGGGTTGCCTTGCTTGCTGTCCATCCCCAATTCGTACGTTTAG
- a CDS encoding Circumsporozoite-related antigen translates to MKILVAVFLLFCAILCDNAFGNNINNHTPHPPKKKTPKSKAPEPLIDVHELIGEMVRKEEELINVTKKKSKYKLATTVLASALGLVSAVLLGGAGLVFYNAGNGRHPFAIGGGKGGDATPPPAEPAPATPEDPASK, encoded by the exons ATGAAGATCTTAGTAGccgtttttctccttttttgtgccatCCTTTGTGACAATGCGTTcggaaataatataaataatcatACACCTCACCCCCCCAAGAAAAAGACCCCCAAGAGCA AAGCCCCAGAGCCTCTCATTGATGTGCACGAGTTGATAGGCGAAATGGttagaaaggaagaggaactcATAAATGtaacgaagaagaaatccAAATATAAACTGGCAACAACCGTTCTTGCTTCAGCCCTAGGTCTTGTATCAGCAGTGCTCTTAGGAGGTGCCGGATTAGTCTTTTATAATGCCGGAAACGGAAGACACCCATTCGCCATTGGAGGTGGAAAGGGCGGTGATGCTACTCCTCCTCCCGCTGAACCAGCCCCAGCTACTCCAGAAGATCCAGCATCAAAATAA
- a CDS encoding ABC transporter yields MKELIESVLQLVDPDEETEAYLRGRINDEKHIIQKKGIDYLYDLVSTFSDKKIKKSTVVDIFNKYMKRENGVGTDKNKNADGQKLAEIVNLKEYWKKNDVVGYYDPFLGIQEKQINYNTSIPISESIRISKEKEKERQKQLNLFKEWVKNKIKIPSPVRVHNLLHCSDLSKNKTKIEKMYDIRIDNFTLSIGQRSLLTDTTLKINVMNKYGLIGKNGIGKSTLLAKLARYEIEEIKKDISIACIEQDLFLEDVTVLECVLMVDKLRHDLLKELEQLELKKSKSALGGGCPNGETKQGDGKQKCKEDEVDGEDEKDIDMKILNIYEKLNSINYLEAEKEASKILCGLGFDSNLQKKKVNSLSGGMRMRLCLSRILFSNNDIILLDEPTNHLDIYTIQFLIDYIKKLNKTCIIVSHDRDFLNEVCTDIIHFHQKQLTYYSGNYDQFEKTRVEHLLQQQREHDSIEMKKKHVQKFIDRFRCNSKRAALVQSRIKLLNKLPVVNLEKEETPFSFSFLEPFYTSNVLIRLKNISFKNEMFKNLQIKKNANIIIADTVEDTNGKINGKSHNGTNGEDGNTARHDDYQFRHEFLFKNATFEVDMDSRIAICGVNGSGKTTLIKIILNLIDTFEGELHVSNKANIGYYSQYHVDSLNPIFNSIQQLQYNYSHKNIKEEEAIKYFNKFNIPTNVLYEPIYVLSGGQKSKLALAILAYKNPNILILDEPSNHLDIESVQALIVALNLYKGGLIIISHDTYLIKHVADEIYHINNLTKELIKIDYDFDKYAKLLLENKI; encoded by the coding sequence ATGAAGGAACTCATAGAGAGCGTACTCCAGCTGGTCGACCCAGATGAAGAAACGGAAGCCTACTTGCGAGGAAGGATAAACGACGAAAAGCACATAATTcagaaaaaggggatagATTATTTGTACGACTTGGTCTCTACCTTTtcggataaaaaaataaagaagagcACCGTTGTagatatttttaacaaatatatgaaaagagaaaatggaGTAGGAACtgataagaacaaaaatgcgGATGGTCAGAAACTCGCCGAAATAGTGAACTTAAAGGAatactggaaaaaaaatgatgtggTAGGATATTATGATCCGTTCTTAGGCAtacaggaaaaacaaattaattaCAATACGAGCATCCCTATCAGTGAAAGCATAAGAAtaagtaaagaaaaagaaaaagaaagacaGAAACAACTAAACTTGTTTAAAGAatgggtaaaaaataaaattaaaattccATCCCCTGTACGGGTGCACAATTTGTTACACTGTTCTGATTTaagtaaaaacaaaacgaaaattgaaaaaatgtatgacaTCCGAATTGATAATTTTACCCTAAGCATTGGACAAAGGAGTTTACTAACAGATACGACtctaaaaataaatgtcatgaataaatatggactgataggaaaaaatggaataggGAAAAGTACCCTCTTGGCGAAGCTAGCAAGATACgaaattgaagaaattaaaaaagatatATCCATAGCGTGTATTGAACAGGATTTATTTCTTGAAGATGTGACCGTGCTGGAGTGTGTTCTTATGGTTGACAAACTAAGACATGATCTGTTGAAAGAATTGGAACAActggaattaaaaaagagcaaGTCGGCCCTCGGTGGGGGGTGTCCAAACGGAGAAACTAAGCAGGGGGACGGAAAGCAGAAATGCAAAGAGGATGAAGTGGACGGCGAGGACGAAAAAGACATCGACATGAAGATTCTAAACATTTATGAAAAACTGAACAGCATTAACTACTTAGAAGCGGAAAAGGAAGCCAGCAAAATTTTATGTGGGTTAGGTTTTGACTCAAatttgcaaaagaaaaaagtcaACTCCCTCAGCGGAGGCATGAGAATGAGACTCTGTCTAAGCCGCATTCTCTTCAGCAACAATGATATAATATTGCTAGATGAGCCGACGAACCATCTGGATATATACACCATACAATTTTTAATagattatataaaaaaattaaataagaCGTGCATTATTGTATCCCATGATAGAGATTTTCTAAATGAAGTTTGCACGgatattattcattttcaTCAGAAGCAGTTAACTTATTATTCTGGAAATTATGACCAGTTTGAAAAAACTAGAGTAGAACATCTACTGCAACAACAGAGAGAACATGATTCCatcgaaatgaagaaaaaacacgTGCAGAAATTTATAGACAGATTTAGGTGCAACTCAAAAAGAGCAGCTCTCGTCCAAAGCAGAATAAaacttttaaataaattacctGTAGTAAAtttagaaaaagaagaaactcCATTcagcttttcctttttggaacCTTTTTACACATCCAACGTGCTCATACGGCTTAAGaatatttcctttaaaaatgaaatgtttaaaaatttacaaataaaaaagaacgcaaatattattatagCAGATACTGTGGAAGACACGAACGGGAAAATTAACGGGAAGTCACACAACGGCACCAACGGGGAAGATGGAAATACAGCACGTCATGATGATTATCAGTTTAGAcatgaatttttatttaaaaatgctaCCTTCGAAGTAGACATGGACTCCAGAATTGCCATATGTGGGGTTAatggaagtggaaaaacgacattaattaaaattattttaaaccTAATAGACACTTTCGAGGGGGAGTTACATGTGAGCAATAAGGCCAATATCGGTTACTACTCCCAGTATCATGTAGACAGCTTAAATCCCATCTTTAACTCCATTCAGCAGCTGCAGTACAATTATTcccacaaaaatataaaagaagaagaagctatAAAATACTTCAACAAATTTAACATTCCAACGAACGTTTTATACGAACCAATTTATGTCCTTTCTGGGGGTCAGAAAAGCAAATTGGCACTAGCCATTTTGGCTTATAAAAATCCAAATATATTAATTCTTGATGAACCGTCCAATCACCTGGACATTGAATCCGTCCAAGCTTTAATTGTGGCCTTAAATCTTTACAAGGGAGGACTCATTATTATTAGTCACGACACATATTTGATAAAACATGTAGCAGATGAAATATATCACATAAACAACCTCACCAAGGAGTTGATTAAAATTGACTATGACTTCGATAAATATGCCAAGTTGCTCCTGGAAAATAAGATATAG
- a CDS encoding Serine/threonine protein kinase — translation MKKGFLLNKNIYDIEENVIKDEKDTTNRKYRKDDFEIYMHIGSGNFSEVFMVKLKNDPSKTYSLKIFKKEQVNRMNIINSLLTEKHTMTKLNVPGHTNVIKLIDTFKDKENVYLLYEYADYELWEFLKTRSVGIDETITVNIIVQMVHALEYIHKNNVIHRDLKCENFLINKDGTIKLIDFGTSKDLDNVPLQTVKPEPSEEDTELRKFVLKKTNSNNVKEENFKREHPTENGNILSDVKVNGKCSDDNDKDTDNSNDKDDNSDNNNSNSNNEKIDKRLKDGNPKKCILKELKNKEMYEFNNKIVPKENDDHLHVLKSSKYPIDTNKQNYKKKKTFDNYVGTANFMPPEALTNKCSGKARDLWSLGCTIYQLVTGIVPFDGSTEWFIYNKIKKKEIKYPPLMSSELADLIEKLIAVNPEERLGFKKGCTEILQHPYFQKYNYSSFNFKIPQISESEKIYTNVINKYREYVIEKRKQRQNDNNSCEETSKKIDKMKTDLLNIIKFDTVCYSEENESTVLKKKIAETINSFLQEFLEQEKREVEEAEKWLQRFSSK, via the coding sequence atgaaaaaagggtttTTACTGAACAAAAACATCTACGATATTGaagaaaatgtaataaaagatgaaaaagatACTACGAATAGAAAATATCGCAAAGATGattttgaaatatatatgcacataggAAGTGGTAACTTTAGTGAAGTTTTCATGGTGAAGTTGAAGAATGATCCGTCCAAAACTTACTCTCTTAAAATATTTAAGAAAGAACAGGTTAACAGAATGAACATAATTAATTCTCTCTTGACAGAGAAACATACCATGACAAAGTTAAATGTCCCAGGGCATACAAATGTTATTAAGTTAATTGATACTTTTAAAGacaaagaaaatgtgtactTATTGTACGAATATGCTGATTATGAATTAtgggaatttttaaaaactcgCAGTGTTGGAATTGATGAAACTATAACAGTTAACATAATAGTTCAAATGGTTCACGCGTtagaatacatacataagaATAACGTAATACATAGGGACTTAAAGTGTGAAAACTTTCTTATAAATAAAGATGGGACAATAAAATTGATTGATTTTGGCACTTCTAAAGATTTAGATAATGTACCATTGCAAACAGTGAAGCCCGAACCCTCAGAAGAAGACACGGAATTGCGTAAatttgtattaaaaaaaacaaatagcaataatgtaaaagaagaaaacttcAAACGCGAACATCCTACGGAAAATGGCAACATTTTAAGTGATGTAAAAGTGAATGGAAAATGTTCAGATGATAATGATAAAGACACGGATAATAGCAACGACAAGGATGATAACAGCGATAACAACAATAGCAACagtaataatgaaaaaatcgaTAAAAGGTTAAAAGACGGAAATcccaaaaaatgtattctTAAAGAACTCAAGAACAAGGAAATGTACgaatttaataataaaattgtgCCGAAAGAAAATGACGATCATTTAcatgttttaaaaagtagCAAATATCCAATAGATACAAATAAACaaaactataaaaaaaaaaaaacgttcgATAACTATGTTGGAACTGCAAATTTTATGCCCCCAGAGGCATTGACTAATAAATGTAGTGGAAAAGCCCGGGATCTATGGAGTCTTGGATGTACTATCTACCAGTTAGTGACAGGAATAGTCCCATTTGATGGTTCTACCGAATGGTTcatttataacaaaataaagaaaaaagaaatcaaaTATCCACCTTTAATGTCATCTGAATTAGCAGATTtaatagaaaaattaataGCTGTTAATCCAGAAGAAAGGTTagggtttaaaaaagggTGCACAGAAATTTTACAGCATCCCTATTTTCAGAAATATAATTATAGCTCATTTAATTTTAAGATACCACAAATATCGGaatcagaaaaaatttatacaaaCGTAATAAATAAGTATCGCGAATATgtaattgaaaaaaggaaacaaagaCAAAATGATAACAACTCCTGTGAAGAAACTAGTAAAAAGATagacaaaatgaaaacggACTTGTTAAATATCATTAAATTTGATACTGTGTGTTACAGTGAAGAAAACGAATCAACAGttctaaagaaaaaaattgcggaGACCAttaattccttccttcaggaATTTCTCGAACAGGAGAAACGTGAAgtagaagaagcagaaaaatggTTACAACGATTCAGTAGTAAATAA